A window from Candidatus Gracilibacteria bacterium encodes these proteins:
- a CDS encoding nuclear transport factor 2 family protein, with protein MKTMFTLFLGLVFLAGCSLQTASADRAAIEEMVRDHALAWETGDRELLDSLLHEDSVFAYPGRRLNKAETLEDLDYFAANFVDTKVYINTIIVEGNQVAVEWQFATTSTGSGARQVVSDAIIAEVKDGQFIVWKEYLDGRVKTLQESGELYFEEGEEPFPWPMKTDLYGTVKQGYTPLAFGPS; from the coding sequence ATGAAAACGATGTTTACCCTGTTCCTTGGACTGGTGTTTTTGGCTGGGTGTAGTCTTCAAACGGCTTCGGCGGATCGGGCGGCGATCGAGGAAATGGTGCGGGATCATGCGTTGGCGTGGGAAACGGGGGATAGGGAGCTCTTGGATTCACTGCTGCATGAAGACAGCGTGTTTGCGTATCCGGGGCGGCGCTTGAATAAAGCGGAAACTTTGGAGGATCTCGACTATTTTGCGGCGAATTTTGTGGACACCAAGGTCTACATCAACACAATTATTGTGGAGGGAAATCAGGTGGCGGTGGAATGGCAGTTCGCTACCACCAGCACCGGGAGTGGGGCGCGGCAAGTGGTGAGTGATGCCATTATTGCGGAGGTGAAGGATGGCCAATTCATCGTGTGGAAAGAATATTTGGACGGGCGCGTGAAGACGCTCCAAGAGAGTGGCGAGCTTTATTTTGAAGAAGGCGAGGAGCCCTTTCCTTGGCCGATGAAAACAGATCTTTATGGCACGGTGAAGCAGTGATATACTCCGCTGGCTTTCGGGCCATCTTAG
- a CDS encoding ComEC/Rec2 family competence protein has translation MKIRLLVLSILAALLLGLGGAWVRLPGAFELHVLDIGQGDALLLRTPDGVNILVDGGPGQAVLEELGAVLSPFDKRLNLVVLTHPHEDHVAGLVPVLERFEVDRVLLSAPEYNNEAYRALMAFIAEEKIEYSFARADEDFEFGELNLDVLYPFEPSTGEEMANVNNASPVIKVTWRDTKILLMGDAEMEVEEELLEAGVDLRADILKAGHHGSRNSSTLEFLEVVEAELMLISCGLGNDYGHPHAESLQKAEDLEMEVLRTDLDGRISLEFGGNYSWLRVIFAPRLRSFSSSRS, from the coding sequence ATGAAGATTCGACTTTTGGTTTTGAGCATCTTGGCGGCGCTGCTGCTGGGTCTGGGCGGTGCGTGGGTTCGCTTGCCCGGAGCATTTGAGCTGCATGTGCTGGACATTGGGCAGGGGGATGCACTCTTGCTGCGAACGCCGGATGGGGTGAATATTTTGGTGGATGGCGGGCCGGGGCAGGCTGTTTTGGAGGAACTCGGTGCTGTGCTTTCGCCCTTCGACAAGCGGCTGAACCTTGTGGTTTTAACTCACCCGCATGAGGATCATGTGGCCGGGCTGGTGCCTGTTTTGGAGCGCTTTGAGGTGGACCGCGTGCTGCTGAGCGCGCCGGAATACAATAATGAGGCGTACCGAGCTTTGATGGCATTTATTGCGGAAGAAAAGATTGAGTATTCTTTTGCGCGGGCGGATGAGGATTTTGAATTTGGCGAACTGAATTTGGATGTTTTGTATCCTTTTGAGCCGTCGACCGGGGAGGAGATGGCGAATGTCAACAATGCCTCACCGGTGATTAAAGTGACTTGGCGAGACACAAAAATTTTGCTGATGGGAGATGCGGAAATGGAGGTGGAGGAGGAGCTGCTGGAAGCCGGCGTGGACCTGCGCGCGGATATTTTAAAAGCTGGGCATCACGGAAGTCGGAACAGCAGCACGCTGGAGTTTTTGGAGGTTGTGGAGGCGGAGCTGATGCTTATTTCTTGTGGCCTCGGGAACGACTATGGACACCCCCACGCAGAGTCTTTGCAAAAAGCCGAAGACCTTGAAATGGAGGTGCTGCGAACGGATTTGGATGGACGGATTTCGCTGGAGTTTGGGGGAAATTACTCTTGGCTGCGGGTGATTTTTGCGCCGAGGCTGCGGAGTTTTTCGTCGAGTCGTTCGTAG
- the murA gene encoding UDP-N-acetylglucosamine 1-carboxyvinyltransferase yields the protein MSKFIIQGGIPLKGEVTIGGSKNAVLPILAATLLTNESTTLHNVPDISDVHAFLKILSGLGAEVSFEAGTVKVNPDRVQKGNIEPNLVKHMRASILLLGPLLARWGEVDLAFPGGCVLGKRSVHAHLHALTKLGASVIASEDSIHLKAEKLRSAQIIMAEASVTATENALMAATLIPGETEIRWAAMEPHVQDLCHFLMSMGAEIEGIGTPTLRVHGGKPLHGTEYTVTSDYLEAGTLALAAVLTNGTVTLKNCPVSHLDSFWQKLEEVGAHIELDKDEARMLPHGELHGIEKLQTSVYPGFATDLQAPFAVLLTQCAGQSKVHETLFEGRLNYLPELDRLGAKTQLLNPHQAVITGPMRLKAAPIASQDIRAGAAMVLAALIAEGQTEISDINYIDRGYERLDEKLRSLGAKITRSQE from the coding sequence ATGTCTAAATTCATCATACAAGGAGGGATCCCTCTCAAAGGAGAAGTCACTATTGGGGGGTCCAAAAATGCCGTTTTGCCTATTTTGGCGGCCACGCTGCTGACGAATGAAAGCACCACGCTTCACAATGTGCCGGATATTTCGGATGTGCACGCATTTTTAAAGATTCTTTCGGGACTGGGCGCAGAGGTTTCGTTTGAGGCGGGAACGGTAAAAGTGAATCCGGATCGTGTGCAAAAAGGAAACATTGAGCCAAATTTGGTGAAACACATGCGCGCCTCCATCTTGCTGCTCGGCCCGCTCTTGGCGCGTTGGGGTGAAGTGGATTTGGCCTTCCCTGGAGGATGTGTATTGGGAAAACGATCCGTGCACGCGCACCTGCACGCACTCACAAAATTGGGGGCAAGCGTGATTGCGAGTGAAGATTCCATTCATCTGAAGGCGGAAAAATTGCGATCCGCGCAAATCATCATGGCGGAAGCCAGTGTCACTGCCACCGAAAATGCTTTGATGGCCGCCACCCTTATTCCAGGAGAAACGGAAATCCGCTGGGCGGCCATGGAGCCTCATGTCCAAGACCTCTGCCATTTTTTGATGAGCATGGGTGCGGAGATTGAAGGGATTGGGACCCCCACCCTGCGAGTGCACGGCGGCAAACCTTTGCATGGAACGGAGTACACCGTGACCTCCGATTATTTGGAAGCCGGAACTTTGGCGCTCGCCGCGGTGCTGACCAATGGCACCGTGACCCTAAAAAACTGTCCTGTCTCCCATCTCGATAGTTTTTGGCAAAAGCTTGAAGAAGTGGGCGCACATATTGAACTCGACAAGGATGAAGCGCGGATGCTCCCACACGGTGAACTTCACGGCATAGAAAAACTCCAAACCTCCGTTTATCCCGGCTTCGCCACGGATCTTCAGGCGCCCTTCGCGGTGCTGCTCACTCAGTGCGCGGGCCAAAGCAAAGTCCACGAAACCCTGTTCGAAGGGCGCCTCAATTATCTGCCTGAACTCGATCGTCTCGGCGCAAAAACTCAGCTGCTCAACCCTCATCAAGCCGTCATAACCGGTCCCATGCGACTCAAGGCGGCGCCCATCGCCAGCCAAGACATCCGTGCCGGTGCCGCCATGGTACTCGCCGCGCTCATTGCGGAGGGGCAAACGGAAATCAGCGACATCAACTACATCGACCGCGGCTACGAACGACTCGACGAAAAACTCCGCAGCCTCGGCGCAAAAATCACCCGCAGCCAAGAGTAA